CAACCAAGAAATGCTGTAACACCTGCCAAGCACTGCGTGTATGATAAATTTAGAGGTCCTCAAGGCAGGACTTGTGTGTGAAAATAGGCCTCCACCATTGTTATCTGCCTGAATCACAAAGTGAGGCTGCAACAGTGAAGAAGGTCCAGTATCCCACAGCTGAGATGACAGACTTACAGACCTTTTTATGGACACTGATGGGAAAACTTGACATCGTGCAATTCAGGACAATAAACCTAGGATTTACATCTATATTGGACAATTGTGTACCTCAAAATTCATGTCCAGTGGCAACTTTGAGTGTCAGTGCAGGAAGTAGTGTGTCCATCATGTACGGGTCTTACATGCATCACGATTTTCTGTTGAAAGATTATGTCTCGATGCAGAAACGTCAATAATCGGACATTTCAAACGCATTCTGGACATTACTGGACTAGTCACAGTAATATTTATCTAATGTCTAATatatttttgctctttatagcTGATAACAATAGCAGATAACAGACACTCACACTAGATCCCCCATGCTGAGATGTAGAttgaaaatggcaaaacataTATAGACTACTCCCTCAGCCCCCTTTAACTGTTTTGGAAGACCATGCTGTTTGGTCAGCAAATAGTCGCACAGCGAGAAACGTTTGCCTTTTTATTCCATGTTCCATTTCATTGAACATAATTAGGTTTTTGTAGAATCGTGCAATATTGACGTTCTTGTCTTGCGACAGGGTTGGCACAATGACGAACCTGCTTCCTAAACAATGCCAACAAAGCGCGACCCTCTTCGAGATCTCCAGTACCACCCTGTTCTTTGCCCTTTGTGTGTAATGGCGGGGCGGTGGCTGAGGCCTTTGTATCAACCTGTACTGAAAAGTGTGACTAAAACATACAACCAATCATCAGAAGTAATCAGAAAGTTGTCAGAAATCAGACCTTTTGAGCTCTCCTGTCAAACTGCCTTTCTCATCCATTCATAGAAGCTTTACACTTGAGGCTGATCCCACACGGTCCTGTTTCAACAGGAAGCAGATCCcgttaaataataaaacacttttcatgggacctgaaacacaaaagaaTGAATCATTGTTACGGCTAACCCTGAGCGTGCAGCTGATGAGTGTTTTGGTCTAATTTTTAATCACGCATCCCTCAGAGTAGAAGAGTCCATgattcattttttcacttttacaaaACAGCGTGCCGTGAATTAAGCagctttcttttccctttcttaAATACACATATTTCACCTGTGCTTCTGGAGCACCTGTCTGCTATAATGATCAGATCCCAGTAGGCTGCTGACTGTTGTGTCTTTTATCCCTGTAATAGGTGCTCTTTTGTTATTAGAAGTACTTTTTAAAGGCTTATTTAAAATAAGGTTATAGGCTAAAAAAGCAGAGCTTCAGTCAAGACCAAGTCAAGTTAAATCCTGTTCATGAAAATCAGATCTGTTAAACTCTGATAGAATATGAATCAAAATTCTGTTACACATTGCCTATTTCTTGCAACAAATACCACATTTTAGTGTACTACTTAGCTGTTGCATTCATTTATGACCCAGTCGGCATGTGAGGAAACAGACCTCCCAACTTGCAGTACATCACCTTCCAGTCGGTGCTCGAGTGCGTTCAGACGTTCATCCTCGATGgattctgtgtgtctgcatcacTGGTCAAAGTGAGCTAGAGTCTGATGTTCACATCAACTTAAAACTCTCAGTTGAGAAGTGTCCCATGTGGGATGGTGATGCTAAAAGCAGTGGCATTAGCTACCATCTGTATTGTCACAAATATCAGCGATATCACAAACTTTGAACTCCCGTTATCTGCAAGAGCAAAGAAAAACCGGGACGATAAATAAAGAGGATTCcaaaaaggaggaagacaagCCCGAGAAAAAATGTCTTCAGAGGGGCCTGAAGTATATATCAAATAACCAGCAGTCGGTTTCAGTTGAGCAGCATCACCCGCCGCTGGCACAGCTCGGTGCCGTTAACAAGATCTGTGACCAAACAAAAATACTGACAAGCCAAACGGTCCAGTTAAAGCATTATCTGCCTCATTGTAATACAGCTTGATATGTGATTTACTCCCTCTGCTGCTAGCAGTCCAGAGCTAATGCGTTGCTAATACAACCGTCAAATAACTGCTGAATTAACGCCGGGCGTTTTACTCTTTTTACCTCGTGGTGTGTGGATTCATTGGAAACACttggtttcttcactccttctcctttttctcaAGCCAGTTTTTCTGTACTAAATCACTTCTGCAGTTTTGTCTCTCGCTACACATAAATCTCGCCCAATACTGTTTTTTTGAGTCGCCGTTTATTAATGATCATATCAACCACGTGCAGATTTATCATGGAACACTAAGGCTATAAAAGGTGTTGCTTATGCTAAATTTAAAAGTGTATTTGCCGGCTCACTGTCAAATATGCGCACCTCTCGGAGAATTGCACATCTCCAGAGGATGCATGATTATCTTGAGCCTTGCAGCAGTACTATCAATGCGGGGTTAGTCACAGCTCTgccttcctttctccctctaGTTTGCATTGTAAACTTCCGATTTGCTTGAAGTTTTGGCTTTTAAACTTTTCATAAGGTTTGTGGCGTTACTCTCTTTTCCTACTACTCCTTTTCTTGACTACTCCCCGCTTGTTACAACCAAAGTACTGAGAGGAAACATATTTCCGGTAGAGGCAGTTTGAGTTTAAGAAGTAAAGAGTGAGAGCTGACATGTCTGTAAACCCCGGGCCTGCCTGCGCCGCAGCTCAACATGCATGGGCTTGTACCTGCAGGGTTAGTCAGGGTAAGGGAGAAGAAGCAGCTCAGGATCAGAGTGTTGTTGAGCGACCTGCAGTCACGAAACacacttcagctgtttttttggcaacagaaaacacatgttgtAAGTATGAGCTCCAAATTGGCTTTAAGCTTCGAGACTGTGGACAAGCTAGTTGTCTGGCACTGAGGATTCTGATACTGTTGAACGTTTCCAGTGTTTCGCTTCCCCCTTCGGTCTGCCTTGTTCTTCGGTAATGACTGACTCTCTCTGATCTCGcccagccaaaaaaaaaaaacgttgctAAAATAAAACTGGGATGTGTTTTGTGGATGGTTGTCTCTTGTCTGCGAGTGTGCGCGCAAGTGTTTCTGATGGGGCTCCTGTGATCTCCGCAGTCTTTATTGGAAGTTTCTCCcgctctgtttctgtttctctgtgcttcTCTGTATGCCTCCGGCTGTCtttcacttccttccttccctccctaagaaaacatgaaaaaggtACAAAGACGAGCGAGTATTCTTTGAGCTGAATGTGTTCTGCATGATGCAATCCAAAAAATGAACGGCTGTGTTCGGATACTGCCTTTCCTCTGATGCCTTGTCCCTCACTTCTGAGGGACTTTCTGATAATGCATCACTTGAAAGTACATTTCAAAGCTGCATTGTTAAAGCTGAAggaacttgtgtgtgtggtttcattTTCATATAACTTCGCTTCCAGCAGTTGGTTTATCTTATTAACAGGGACATCAAACTTTCTTTGGAATTCAGTGACTTTGGAGGACAGTGCTTGGACCACCACTTCTCTGGCAGCGAACAAAATCCAGTCCGTTGCTGAGCAGGAAAAGGCGCAGGTCAGagtttatacacacacagatggttttattgtgttttgcacaataaaacagaacagaattgTACCAGTATGCCCTGATTATGCCAATACATGCTTTCCAAGTCCCTCTTTACAGCCACTCCATGCTGGTTTAGGCCTCTTGTGAACGTTAACGCTACCATTAGCGAACATTAGCATTGTTCTGTTTCCATTAATAGTCACATTGGCCGCATTTAGCAGCTAAGCATATGAAGTTACCCGTATGGGCCGTATCGTTTTGTGGATGTGTCATTTAATGTcaagtggacacacacacagcacagggcAGAGGctagtcagtgtgtgtgtgtgtgtgtgtgtgttagggctTAGCTTCATCTTTCAAGGACTTTTCAAGTCACCTGCAGAAAGTGAATGTGAGTCTGTACAATAAAATATGATGGAAGAGCAAGTGGAAATCTGTTGATGAAGATGTGGCTCGTTTCCAACACAGATGTGTgtcgccacacacacacacacacacacacacacacacacacacacacacacacacagatcagccCAAGTCTCTTCTCCGGTCTGTCAGCTGGACagctgtcacagcagagagatcTGTGTGACACTCAGTCAGCGGCGGGCGGCGGGACTGTGCTGCTTGGAGCGGCCTCGTTCCAGGTACCGACGCTGACGACCAGCTGGCAAGGTCCGCCCGGCgctcacagaaaaaaacaggccaTCGCCCAATAGCGGCAAGTGTTTTGGTACCACTACCAAAACAGACGAAGAGCCAGTGAATGTGCCTGTGGAGCAGGGTGTTACCCGAGATAAATGAAGGTTTAATAAGCATTCCTCAACACTGTCCACCACAACGGTAGCATTACTTCCTTATTGAACCTGCAGCCACCCCTCACTGCTGGGTTTGGCTGCTGTAGTTTCTCGTGTTCACACAGCGACAGCTTCATGCCCTCTGATTTATTTTGTCGGGGATGTGGAGTGGTGACTTTACTCTGTGTGCAGTTTATCATAATCAAAGATaagacaaaaatcaaacatgtcaTTAGCATAAATTTCACCCattcagtacatttaaaaaTAGGCTTTAGCAAAATTCTGGGAACTTGCCGCGACTTTATGATGATGTACTTCTCTTCATCCAGAAGCTGCTCTACCTGTCTGCGTACAATGCACATGTATACTTTATACTGTCATACACATGTTCTGTACAGTAGTTGTTATCCACACATCAGATAATGTGAGTGGCTCTTGCACATCCACTCCAGCCTGTGAGCCTGTCAGCGCAAACACAAgttctttgtttatttgctcCACTTTCCAGCATGTTCACTTGCTGTAATGCCTTGTACTACATTCACTGCTCTGGCTTATTCTTATCagattttctgctgctgcaacgACCCACTTTCCCCAAAGGGATCATTAAATTTTCATCTAATTTAGGATCCGAAAACAAGTCAAGTAATGACAAGAGGATGCTGCTGGTGTGGCTGTTAGCTGCCGTGCTGCCTCTAACTCATTGCAGACAAGTTACATTCACACTTACAGAAACAGGATTTTCAGTATGGGTTAGTGCAGCCCCCACAGTGGTTTCAGTGATTCAATAATATAACCTTATTAAACCATCAAGGAAGACCATTGTGTGGCcatttaaacaaagacaaattttTAATTATTGGCTTTATagtgtttagatttttttgctATATTCATCGTCCGTCTCACTATCTTTTAAAGGAAATCATTGCATTTTTAAACCACTACATTTGTTTCTAGCTATAATTACTTCTTACTTTGCAGACTTTACTGACCAAACATATCTAAATATGATATTTCGTTACAAATTAAGACACCCAACAATCTATAAAAGTGcttaaaattagctcaacctCAACCAAGGACAAGACTAAATGTTTCTTAATGTGTCCatgaagttgttttttctgttctttcactgAAATCAAACTTTGAAGGCACAAACTCTGAAAGCTTCCTCCACCAGACTTTGTGTAAAAGGAACTTTTAATTGAGACTTTTCTGATCTCTCTCCATGTGGCTGTGGTCAGGAGGGAACCTACATCCCGTGGACATCTGATACTGGTATTCACTTAAGAGCCAATATCGGCTGAGATGTGAGTTGTCGTTAATTTCATCCTCTAGTATTGGAAATCTGACAAAATGAGGTGGCTGTCCGTATTTTTAATAAAGTCACAATATGATTGATTTATAGCAGCtaataaaaagtgacatttagCTGAAACACGAACAGACGAACCATTaatcattcatttctgtgttttaataagaaGATCAAATTTGGATTTTAAATGAAGTTATGACTGACAGGGGCACATCTGTGTCCCTGTGCATCGTGTTCGAGAAGATGACCGCCGTTTTTGCTCTGCAGGGCTCCTGTTGATGACGTTGTGGCGTGGGGAGAATCGCTCGACCATCTCCTGGAGTGTAAAAGTAAGCTCACTCACGGATTTACTCCTCTCACTCTTTTGTCAAACGCTCCTTTCTCCATTCTCTGCCTTCCGTCTTCGCCCTCGCCATTCTCTGCTGCCCGGCCCCGCACGTCATCTCCAATTGCCCTCGGGCTTCTTTAGGAGGGACCGAGGATATGTTCCTCCTTCAGGTTCATCAAATCCATTTGGGGATATATTTAAGGAGGATGACACTGGCAGAGATAAGAGGCCTAATCTGCGCTGCAAGTGTAGAAAGGGTGATTCAAGCCGGCTCCTATTCATTTATAAAGCCGGCGCTCACTGGGTTTTCACCTGACCGCCATTTGAAAACAactgagagaggcagacaggttcttcctccctctctcactctttccgATGTCTTCCCTCTCATTACTTTACTGAAATGAATTCAGCTGATCTGTAGTATTTCAGCCTGTTGTCATCAAGATTTACTGTCCTCCAGAGGATAAATTTCGTCTTGCATCCCAGTTGCTCCATTTCCCTGTGAAGAAATACAGTGGCGCATATGACAAATTGGTAAACAgtaggaaaaaataaatacttgtGCACATGGCACTCGCAGCCTGATGGCATTCATATACCTTTACATCTCGTTTGATTTTAAAGAGTCGGCTCTGGGATGATTGAAGGAACAGATATTGGCCGAGAGTGATTCATAGCCGTGAACAAGCGGCCTCTAGACAATATTTTGTCTCTTGTCAATTACTGTCAGAGCACCAGCTGTGATTTATGTAAAGCAATTTGTGTGAATAACGCTGGCGCCCACAgttagctgtttgtttgtgctccCAGTAGACGTGCTAAGTATTTTACACCTGCATTAGAATCACAGCTCCGTGAAAACTCCCGTAACAAAAGGTAATGGGTGCGAGGAGAAGATAACAGGAAATATAGGTGCGTGCAATTATGCGATGCTGAGGCAGCGCGCATTGGGATGCAGGGTTTGGTTTTGAAGGTTTTGAAGTTAAAAGCACCTCCAGACATCCACCACAATACCTGGCAGTTTGCTGCGTCGCCTCTTTGTTCACTGACGTCTTTGAGCTAACAAGGACTATGTTGAGGAAGAGGGAATGTGAGGGGAAAGATAAAAGAACGGCTTAACCTTTAGCTAAGTCTCATTGCTCTTATGAAGCGTTATTTCTAAAAAAGAGCAGGTTGGTTTAAACCTTTTCACCTGCTTTTATGTCCCCATGCCCACAAATATATTATATTTCCTGCTGCACGAAGACAGCCTGCAGTAAACAAGGTCCTCCTGTAACAAGCGCAAGGTCAGAGATCCTCTGGTAAAATAAAGTGGAGGCAAAATGGGGAGAAAGCACAAATCAGCTGCTGAGtgggttgaaaaaaaaaatctggagcTCGGCATCGATATGTCCGACAAAATAATgtcagcttttttctttttttctgagctttcagtcacatctcATGGTCTTTATCCGGGATGAATCATGATAACAGGTATCACATGACCATGAAaggtcatttcatttcatctgaaAGGTCGTTGGAAGAAGCTTTTGAGTGGACTGATTTAAGTCAGATTTTGATAAGATTTTCTTAAATCCAATTCTAGCCTGATGTTCTTTTAATGTGATCGCCTCATAACTCCTGAAAATCttaatcttcttcttcttgagcTTCTGAATCTAATATCTTTGCACATGTGCAGATTTTGTGCACATGCTGTAAGTCAGTAATCTTAAATATGATAcgaaaacaaactaaaaaaatatgtacaataaaaaaacagacaaaattaaCCCCCACCTTCAAGTTTtttaatatgaatataatattTCAACATAACAGTTTGCACAGTTCAGTCATCTCACTCTGGGAGCTACCTCAGGCTCTTCAGGCATCAACCCGTTCAGTGTAACATCACCTGCTCTAACATCTGCATCACTGTCACGTCCCCCTCCTCTCACATCAGTCACGGGCCGCTTTGCTTTCATAAGACATTTTTTTAGTCTATCTTCTCGTCAAACCATTTTGTCTTTATGTCTGTGACTGTCACTGTACAGCGCTGCTCTGATGACACATGGTTGAAAGCTGTACTATTAATATTTCCTGATAGTTTCGGGTCACGTAAGGCCACTACTGACACTGCTAAACTTGCTGATTTCAGCGCAGTGTGACAGTCGTCTTGCTACACTTATGAATGAAGCTTGCCCACAAACCGAGTGGAACAAGAAGCCTTATGCGGGAATTTTAGGGGTGTCGATTATGCAAACGATGGAATCTCACATGAAGAAGTGCAGTTCATCCGACTGAAAACAAGGAATTCATGACAAGTTTATGCAGATAAGAGAGCTTAGTGAGTCTGACTTCTGAGAGTAAGATCATTTTAGAAAGACTGCAACTGTGTTCTTACATGAGGCCCATTGTCTTACTTAAAAAAGATAATTAATAACTTAAGATTGACAGCATCATTTTTGGCACATCAGGGTCTCtatctttcattttttgcagTCTGTACCTCAATGATCACCAATAGTCATAGTTGTACGGCTTGGGGTAATATAGAATATGatgtgcattaatgtgtattgGACTCAGTAACACCTTGAAGAAACACCTGGTATTATGTAGTATTTGTaattgttgtgtattttgttttaagCTAGACGCCCTGTAATTAAGGTTGAAAAAGGGAGGATTATGGCAGACTAACCAGGTCCTTAAAAACCTTGTAACTGAGCTTCTGAtgagtgtttgaaatgaaactgtCCAGGTTTCAAAGGGTCTGTGCTCCCTCTGTGCAGCAGGCCGGCTGGTGTTTGAGGACTTCTTGAGGACAGAGTACAGTGAGGAGAACCTTCTGTTTTGGCTGGCCTGTGAGGACTACAAGAAAATTACCAGTGAGGCAGAAATGATGGTTGCTGCCCAAAGGATCTACGCAGAGTTTGTCCAAGTTGATGCTCCCAGACAGGTATGACTTTTGTAAAGTGAGAAGAGGATGAAGTGAGAATTGGGCAACTTCAAATCAGCCTCAACTGCTTGTTGTCACTGTCACTCTTCCACAGTGCCACTTTTAGAATGACAATCATGTGACCACcctccctgtttttcttttattatttgaaCACATTGTTAACTTTCTGAACAGGCATGATAATGCAAAAATATCGGCAAACAGAAACAACTCATGAGTGAAATAAAGGTCGCTGTTTCCCGAACACAGATAAACATTGACTGTGTGACGAGAGAAGAAATCAGTGAAAGTGTCTCTCAGCCGGGGCCAAATTGCTTCGACAGGGCGCAGAGACTGATATACGGTCTGATGGAAAACGACTGTTATCCGCGATTTCTGAAATCAGAAATCTACCAAGCCCTCCTGGAACAGCAATGAAAGCAGCGCGAGGGCAAAAAAAAGCTCGTCCGACGCCTCTCCGAATGATTGATTCTGCACTTCAGCCGACTCTCCTTAGAATCTCCGTTTGAAACAAGGAAGGCTTGTCTGTCAGAGGGAGAAGTGAAAGGAGATATGGAGCTGTAGGTATGGAGGCTGACAAGATCTAAAAGCCAAACATGATCTAAATAATGTATTACAGTAAGCAGCTTTTGAAgtcactttttgtttgtattgcttTGTATTGCATAAAAAAGGCTTGTAATTCAGAATACGGCTGACATCAAGTTCTGAAAGGTTGTTTGGAAAGACAAGTATTATGACTAAAATGTGCATAATTTGTGTATAATTTGTACCATTGAATTAATTCTGAACAAGCACGGCCTATTTAGTCTCTGAAGAGCTCATGTGCCGTGAACAAAAACTGCCCAGTATAATTCTCCATATGGTTTTTGATGCCCCGGTGACTCTTTAAAGCGTGGCATCATTTTGGTCTGTTAAAATCCAATAAGACTGTTTATATGCATTATTCCACCTTCTCATTATACGTAGCATTAACAGACATTCTGTGTGCTGATATACAATCTAAAAACCTGTTATTATCTAGTTGCATTTCAGAATAATCAGTTGAGCAGTGTATTTAGTCTGTGATCTTCCACCcatgtaattttgtttttgttggatATACAGTACGTCTCATAAAAGCACAATAACGGAAACTTTAAAGCGCCTCGTGCTCCCTGCTCTTATGTAAGTTATTTTTCACAGTAAATGTTGTGTTGGAAATGAAAACTCTGCtgggttgtttttgtcagacaaGTCCTGCAGCTGCCGTGACTTCTTGTGAAAT
This DNA window, taken from Chelmon rostratus isolate fCheRos1 chromosome 4, fCheRos1.pri, whole genome shotgun sequence, encodes the following:
- the LOC121605282 gene encoding regulator of G-protein signaling 8-like; the protein is MAPVDDVVAWGESLDHLLECKTGRLVFEDFLRTEYSEENLLFWLACEDYKKITSEAEMMVAAQRIYAEFVQVDAPRQINIDCVTREEISESVSQPGPNCFDRAQRLIYGLMENDCYPRFLKSEIYQALLEQQ